A stretch of Streptomyces vietnamensis DNA encodes these proteins:
- a CDS encoding LLM class flavin-dependent oxidoreductase → MTTRTPVPLSVLDLAPIRDGHAPTEALRNTVELARATEAFGYRRFWISEHHNTRAMASSATAIIIGQVAAATERISVGAGGIMLPNHAPYVVAEQFGTLATYHPGRIDLGLGRAPGTDPWTTRALRRQHASGADFPEQVAELRDYLTPGGTDRRVRAIPGEGVDLPVYVLGSSTFGAALAAREGLPFVHASHFAPQQLDEALTLYRSSFQPSAALAKPYAIVAANAVVADTETEAVRIFSSLQQKFLTHFRGEMRFLPPVDDIDTFWNRQEAQMVNAMLAESYVGTPDTVRRGLDDLVARTGADELMILSEAWDFDARLRSYELLAKTWTERT, encoded by the coding sequence ATGACCACCCGTACGCCCGTCCCGCTCTCCGTCCTCGACCTCGCCCCGATCCGCGACGGCCACGCCCCCACCGAGGCCCTGCGCAACACCGTCGAACTCGCCCGCGCCACCGAGGCGTTCGGCTACCGGCGCTTCTGGATCTCCGAGCACCACAACACCCGCGCCATGGCCAGCTCCGCGACCGCGATCATCATCGGCCAGGTCGCCGCCGCCACCGAGCGCATCAGCGTCGGCGCGGGCGGCATCATGCTGCCCAACCATGCCCCGTACGTCGTCGCCGAACAGTTCGGCACCCTCGCCACGTACCACCCCGGCCGCATCGACCTCGGCCTCGGCCGCGCGCCCGGCACCGACCCGTGGACCACCCGCGCCCTGCGCCGGCAGCACGCGAGCGGCGCCGACTTCCCCGAGCAGGTCGCGGAGCTCCGCGACTACCTGACCCCGGGCGGTACCGACCGCAGGGTCCGTGCGATCCCGGGGGAGGGCGTCGACCTGCCGGTGTACGTCCTGGGCTCCTCCACCTTCGGCGCCGCGCTCGCCGCCCGCGAAGGGCTGCCGTTCGTCCACGCGTCCCACTTCGCGCCGCAGCAGCTCGACGAGGCCCTGACGCTGTACCGGTCCTCCTTCCAGCCCTCGGCCGCGCTGGCGAAGCCGTACGCGATCGTCGCGGCCAACGCCGTCGTCGCCGACACCGAGACCGAGGCGGTACGGATCTTCAGCTCGCTCCAGCAGAAGTTCCTCACCCACTTCCGCGGCGAGATGCGGTTCCTGCCGCCCGTCGACGACATCGACACGTTCTGGAACCGGCAGGAGGCGCAGATGGTGAACGCCATGCTCGCCGAGTCCTACGTCGGCACCCCGGACACCGTCCGCCGCGGCCTCGACGACCTCGTCGCCCGCACCGGCGCCGACGAACTGATGATCCTCAGCGAGGCGTGGGACTTCGACGCCCGCCTGCGCTCGTACGAACTGCTCGCCAAGACCTGGACGGAAAGGACCTGA